One stretch of Corvus hawaiiensis isolate bCorHaw1 chromosome 1, bCorHaw1.pri.cur, whole genome shotgun sequence DNA includes these proteins:
- the SAMD14 gene encoding sterile alpha motif domain-containing protein 14 isoform X2 — protein MSVSKLQDTDEVFETPRLDSSLHKARARLLARGRRQRPSRSRLRDSASSTEGDEGPEAAGTEGEGSPPAPSPFSRTDGFSFEPGVARPGLGDPPAPTPPLSRYRPLTNTPSQEGLSGPPAPQSCPSSDSSPGFAHRDPRPRQHSEDDSRDMSPPEPASPTVGLDKKTRRKFLDLGVTLRRASSVKSRKEKSSNRLSMGSREAAEGPGRPSGSPFLPFSWFSDSARGCGSPGSASPAGSPRHEGLSPAKSQDSTLSEDSPPSSASPRLPGSPKCSYPYHTLSQSSDELLEEPPGAAAGWTCGQVGQWLQSLGLERYVRDFSAHGVDGPRLLHLDGAKLKALGVGSSQDRAVLKRRLKELSLAAERERKAREKAEKQREKQKKKDQEQRRS, from the exons aTGTCGGTCTCCAAGCTGCAGGACACGGACGAGGTTTTTG AGACGCCGCGCTTGGACAGCAGCCTGCACAAGGCCCGCGCCCGGCTCCTggcccgcggccgccgccagCGGCCCTCGCGCTCCCGCCTGCGCGACAGCGCCAGCTCCACCGAGGGGGACGAGGGGCCCGAGGCCGCG GGCACTGAGGGCGAGGGCAGCCCCCCGGCCCCCTCGCCCTTCTCCCGCACCGACGGCTTCTCCTTCGAGCCAGGGGTGGCACGGCCGGGCCTGGGGGACCCCCCGGCCCCCACACCCCCCCTCAGCCGCTACCGGCCCCTCACCAACACCCCGTCCCAGGAGGGGCTGTCGGGCCCCCCTGCGCCCCAGTCCTGCCCCAGCTCCGACAGCTCCCCCGGCTTCGCTCACCGCgacccccggccccggcagcaCAGCGAAG ATGACAGCCGGGACATGAGCCCCCCCGAGCCCGCCAGCCCGACCGTGGGGCTCGATAAGAAAACGCGGAGGAAGttcctggatttggg ggtcACCCTGCGCCGAGCGTCCTCCGTGAAGAGCCGCAAGGAGAAGAGCAGCAACCGCCTGTCCatgggcagcag ggaggcGGCGGAGGGGCCCGGCCGCCCCTCGGGGTCGCCGTTCCTGCCCTTCTCCTGGTTCTCGGACAGCGCCAGGGGCTGCGGCTCCCCCGGCTCCGCGTCCCCCGCGGGCTCCCCCCGGCACGAGGGGCTCAGCCCCGCCAAATCCCAG gacTCGACGCTGAGCGAGGATTCGCCGCCGTCCAGCGCCAGCCCCCGCCTGCCCGGCTCCCCCAAGTGCTCGTACCCCTACCACACCCTGTCCCAGTCCTCGGACGAG ctgctggaggagccgCCGGGCGCGGCCGCGGGCTGGACGTGCGGCCAGGTGGGCCAGTggctgcagagcctgggccTGGAGCGCTACGTGCGGGACTTCTCGGCTCACGGCGTGGACGGGCCCCGCCTGCTGCACCTCGACGGGGCCAAGCTCAag GCGCTGGGCGTGGGCAGCTCCCAGGACCGCGCGGTGCTGAAGCGGCGGCTGAAGGAGCTGAGCCTGGCGGCCGAGCGGGAGCGCAAGG
- the SAMD14 gene encoding sterile alpha motif domain-containing protein 14 isoform X1, with protein MSVSKLQDTDEVFDFTAVVPETPRLDSSLHKARARLLARGRRQRPSRSRLRDSASSTEGDEGPEAAGTEGEGSPPAPSPFSRTDGFSFEPGVARPGLGDPPAPTPPLSRYRPLTNTPSQEGLSGPPAPQSCPSSDSSPGFAHRDPRPRQHSEDDSRDMSPPEPASPTVGLDKKTRRKFLDLGVTLRRASSVKSRKEKSSNRLSMGSREAAEGPGRPSGSPFLPFSWFSDSARGCGSPGSASPAGSPRHEGLSPAKSQDSTLSEDSPPSSASPRLPGSPKCSYPYHTLSQSSDELLEEPPGAAAGWTCGQVGQWLQSLGLERYVRDFSAHGVDGPRLLHLDGAKLKALGVGSSQDRAVLKRRLKELSLAAERERKAREKAEKQREKQKKKDQEQRRS; from the exons aTGTCGGTCTCCAAGCTGCAGGACACGGACGAGGTTTTTG ATTTTACCGCTGTGGTTCCAGAGACGCCGCGCTTGGACAGCAGCCTGCACAAGGCCCGCGCCCGGCTCCTggcccgcggccgccgccagCGGCCCTCGCGCTCCCGCCTGCGCGACAGCGCCAGCTCCACCGAGGGGGACGAGGGGCCCGAGGCCGCG GGCACTGAGGGCGAGGGCAGCCCCCCGGCCCCCTCGCCCTTCTCCCGCACCGACGGCTTCTCCTTCGAGCCAGGGGTGGCACGGCCGGGCCTGGGGGACCCCCCGGCCCCCACACCCCCCCTCAGCCGCTACCGGCCCCTCACCAACACCCCGTCCCAGGAGGGGCTGTCGGGCCCCCCTGCGCCCCAGTCCTGCCCCAGCTCCGACAGCTCCCCCGGCTTCGCTCACCGCgacccccggccccggcagcaCAGCGAAG ATGACAGCCGGGACATGAGCCCCCCCGAGCCCGCCAGCCCGACCGTGGGGCTCGATAAGAAAACGCGGAGGAAGttcctggatttggg ggtcACCCTGCGCCGAGCGTCCTCCGTGAAGAGCCGCAAGGAGAAGAGCAGCAACCGCCTGTCCatgggcagcag ggaggcGGCGGAGGGGCCCGGCCGCCCCTCGGGGTCGCCGTTCCTGCCCTTCTCCTGGTTCTCGGACAGCGCCAGGGGCTGCGGCTCCCCCGGCTCCGCGTCCCCCGCGGGCTCCCCCCGGCACGAGGGGCTCAGCCCCGCCAAATCCCAG gacTCGACGCTGAGCGAGGATTCGCCGCCGTCCAGCGCCAGCCCCCGCCTGCCCGGCTCCCCCAAGTGCTCGTACCCCTACCACACCCTGTCCCAGTCCTCGGACGAG ctgctggaggagccgCCGGGCGCGGCCGCGGGCTGGACGTGCGGCCAGGTGGGCCAGTggctgcagagcctgggccTGGAGCGCTACGTGCGGGACTTCTCGGCTCACGGCGTGGACGGGCCCCGCCTGCTGCACCTCGACGGGGCCAAGCTCAag GCGCTGGGCGTGGGCAGCTCCCAGGACCGCGCGGTGCTGAAGCGGCGGCTGAAGGAGCTGAGCCTGGCGGCCGAGCGGGAGCGCAAGG
- the PPP1R9B gene encoding LOW QUALITY PROTEIN: neurabin-2 (The sequence of the model RefSeq protein was modified relative to this genomic sequence to represent the inferred CDS: inserted 2 bases in 1 codon; deleted 1 base in 1 codon) — MLRTEAGGAGGSPSAGGAAGAGGLRSASPHRNAYEATIQALAPTKEADGEDGKKSRGKKYGSNVHRIKNMFLQMGTAPGPEGACDLAKAKEKPVRLSLPRAGSLGDAVDQGSLLKLGTSVSERVSRFDSKPDKPFSKLQETRKIFERSPQEKATTTKLLLRKERAGFQDRKLDVVVRFNGSTESLDKLDADAVSPTVSQLSAVFEKADLRNNLHKAQGRAAVPLNAKVVAKRQRVFAPXAPRAARPGDGHTTPARARPPDEEKAAGKSGRPAEKEAAAAPRVQEVCKIKPVEVEESGEGEEDEEEEEAAVAGEAVPAPQPAKGDEGPAAAAPRLDGVSGVAAGEEGVKGERAEEGDGSEEAKKEDFSEADLVDISAYSGLGEDSGGSGLEEEDEAEGLYEPESGCVEIPGLSEEEEPVPNRKIQFSTAPIQVFSTYSNEDYDRRNEDVDPMAASAEYELEKRVERLDLFPVELEKDSEGLGISIIGMGAGADMGLEKLGIFVKTVTEGGAAHRDGRIQVNDLIVEVDGTSLVGVTQSFAASVLRNTKGRVRFLIGREKPGEQSEVAQLIQQTLEQERWQREMMEQRYTQYTEDDEETGEYATDEEEEMSPMFPSGEMAIEVFELAENEDTLSPVEMDPEKLVHKFKELQIKHAVTEAEIQQLKRKLQCLEQEKARWRAEKAQLEQSVEENKERMEKLEGYWMEAQNLCQAVDEHLKETQAQYQTLERKYSKAKRLIKEYQQKEIEFLKKETAQRRVLEESELAHKEEMEKLQEKISELEAKLQTLKNSNPT, encoded by the exons ATGCTGAGGACCGaggccggcggggccggggggtcCCCCTCggccgggggcgcggcgggggccggggggctgCGCAGCGCGTCCCCGCACCGGAACGCCTACGAGGCCACCATCCAGGCCCTGGCGCCCACAAAGGAGGCCGATGGCGAGGACGGCAAGAAGAGCCGCGGGAAGAAGTATGGCTCCAACGTGCATCGGATCAAGAACATGTTCCTGCAGATGGGGACGGCGCCCGGCCCCGAGGGCGCCTGCGACCTGGCCAAGGCCAAGGAGAAGCCGGTGCGCCTGTCCCTGCCCCGCGCCGGCAGCCTCGGCGACGCCGTGGACCAGGGCAGCCTCCTCAAGCTGGGCACCAGCGTCTCGGAGCGCGTCAGCCGCTTCGACTCCAAGCCTGACAAACCCTTCTCCAAGCTGCAGGAGACCCGCAAGATCTTCGAGAGGAGCCCGCAGGAGAAGGCCACCACCACCAAGCTGCTGCTGCGCAAGGAACGCGCCGGCTTCCAAGACCGCAAGCTGGACGTGGTGGTGAGGTTCAATGGCAGCACCGAGTCCCTGGACAAGCTGGACGCCGATGCCGTGTCACCCACCGTGAGCCAGCTCAGCGCCGTCTTCGAGAAGGCCGACCTGAGGAACAACCTGCACAAGGCGCAGGGCAGGGCGGCCGTGCCGCTCAACGCCAAGGTGGTGGCCAAGCGGCAGAGGGTCTTCGCTCC GGCACCGAGGGCCGCACGCCCGGGCGATGGCCACACCACTCCGGCCCGTGCCCGGCCACCGGACGAGGAGAAGGCGGCGGGGAAGAGCGGGCGGCCCGCGGAGAAggaggcggcggccgcgccGAGGGTGCAGGAGGTCTGCAAGATCAAGCCCGTGGAGGTGGAGGAGAGCGGAGAGGGCGAGGAGgacgaagaggaggaggaggcggcggtgGCGGGTGAAGCGGTGCCTGCGCCCCAGCCGGCCAAAGGGGACGAGGGtccggcggccgcagccccccGGCTGGACGGGGTCTCGGGGGTGGCCGCGGGCGAGGAGGGCGTCAAGGGCGAGCGGGCGGAGGAGGGCGATGGCTCCGAGGAGGCCAAGAAGGAGGACTTCTCCGAGGCGGACCTGGTGGACATAAGTGCCTACAGCGGGCTCGGGGAGGACTCGGGGGGCAgcgggctggaggaggaggacgaggccGAAGGGCTGTACGAGCCTGAGTCGGGCTGTGTAGAGATCCCGGGGCTGTCCGAGGAAGAGGAGCCCGTCCCCAACCGCAAGATCCAGTTCAGCACGGCCCCCATCCAG GTGTTCAGCACTTACTCCAACGAGGATTACGACCGCCGCAATGAGGACGTGGATCCCATGGCGGCCTCGGCCGAGTACGAGCTGGAGAAGCGCGTGGAGAGGCTCGACCTCTTCCCCGTGGAGCTGGAGAAAG ACTCCGAAGGGCTCGGGATCAGCATCATCGGGATGGGCGCAGGGGCCGACATGGGCCTGGAGAAGCTGGGAATCTTCGTCAAGACGGTGACGGAA GGGGGGGCAGCCCACCGGGATGGCAG GATCCAGGTGAACGACCTGATCGTGGAGGTGGATGGCACCAGCCTGGTGGGGGTCACGCAGAGCTTCGCTGCCTCCGTGCTCAGGAACACCAAGGGCCGCGTCCG GTTCCTGATCGGGCGGGAGAAGCCGGGCGAGCAGAGCGAGGTGGCGCAGCTGATCCAGCAGACGCTGGAGCAGGAGCGGTGGCAGCGGGAGATGATGGAGCAGCGCTACACCCAGTACAccgaggacgacgaggag ACTGGGGAATACGCCacggacgaggaggaggagatgagcCCCATGTTCCCCAGCGGGGAGATGGCCATCGAGGTGTTTGAGCTGGCCGAGAACGAGGACACGCTGTCCCCCGTGGAGATGGACCCCGAGAAGCTGGTGCACAAGTTCAAGGAg ctccagatCAAACACGCCGTGACCGAGGCTGAGATCCAGCAGCTCAAGAGGAAG ctgcagtgcctggagcaggagaaggcaCGCTGGAGGGCCGAGAAggcccagctggagcagagcgTGGAGGAGAACAAGGAGCGCATGGAGAAGCTCGAGGGCTACTGGATGGAGGCGCAGAACCTGTGCCAGGCCGTGGACGAGCACCTCAAGGAGACCCAGGCCCAGTACCAGACCCTGGAGCGCAAGTACAGCAAGGCCAAGCGGCTCATCAAGGAGTACCAGCAGAA GGAGATCGAGTTCCTGAAGAAGGAGACGGCGCAGCGGCGGGTGCTGGAGGAGTCGGAGCTGGCGCacaaggaggagatggagaagctGCAGGAGAAG atCTCCGAACTGGAGGCCAAGCTGCAGACTTTGAAAAATTCCAACCCGACCTAA